The Parambassis ranga chromosome 19, fParRan2.1, whole genome shotgun sequence genome contains a region encoding:
- the LOC114452636 gene encoding transforming growth factor beta-1-induced transcript 1 protein-like isoform X2 produces the protein MEDLDALLADLENTSSPLPRCPVLLTSDPPQNVDPASQDSTQARPPPPAYTPQQTVSAAMKSSQNSNPDKLYSTVCKPRSPRTADPPPAFSSSSLLGGGLSELDHLLQELNATQFNITDEILAQFPSSKKDEREKIKDKAATSSAKPSATSATLELDKLMASLSDFRVQSTPPAPVAPVVTPPPQPTTAAQPSSGGSLDSMLGLLQSDLSRQGVQTSSKGNCSACQKPVVGQVVTALGKVWHPEHFVCTECETELGSRNFFEKDGRPYCESDYFTLFSPHCAHCNKPILNKMVTALDKNWHPECFCCVKCSRAFGEEGFHDRDGQQYCQQCFLTLFASRCQGCSQPILENYISALNSLWHPQCFVCRECYSPFVNGSFFEHEGKPLCEAHYHQSRGSVCQACQQPILGRCVTAMGAKFHPHHLVCHFCLKPLSKGCFKEQENKPYCHPCFIKLFG, from the exons ATGGAGGATTTGG ATGCCCTCCTTGCTGATCTGGAGAACACCAGCTCTCCTCTACCTCGGTGTCCCGTCCTGCTCACCTCCGACCCCCCTCAAAATGTTGATCCTGCTAGCCAGGATTCAACCCAGGCCAGGCCTCCACCACCCGCCTACACTCCACAACAG ACAGTTTCTGCTGCGATGAAGTCGTCACAAAACTCCAACCCAGACAAATTATACAG CACAGTGTGTAAACCACGCTCTCCCCGCACAGcagatcctcctccagctttctcctcctcctcactgctgggtggaggtctGAGTGAACTGGACCATCTGCTACAGGAGCTCAATGCCACCCAGTTTAACAtcacag ATGAGATTCTGGCTCAGTTTCCGTCCTCTAAGAAAGACGAAAGGGAAAAAATCAAGGATAAGGCCGCAACAAG CTCTGCGAAGCCTTCAGCAACATCAGCCACACTGGAACTGGACAAACTGATGGCTTCTCTATCTGACTTCAGAGTCCAAAGCACA CCGCCTGCACCTGTAGCTCCTGTGGTTACACCACCTCCACAGCCtaccacagcagcacagcccTCATCTGGAGGCTCATTGGACAGCATGCTGGGGCTCCTTCAATCGGACCTGAGCCGACAAGGAGTCCAAACATCGTCCAAGGGAAACTGTTCAGCCTGTCAGAAGCCAGTAGTAGGACAG GTGGTGACAGCTCTGGGAAAGGTGTGGCACCCGGAGCACTTTGTGTGCACAGAGTGTGAGACGGAGTTGGGCAGCCGCAATTTCTTTGAGAAGGACGGGCGGCCGTACTGCGAGTCGGACTACTTCACCCTCTTCTCCCCTCACTGTGCACACTGCAACAAACCTATCCTAAAT AAAATGGTCACCGCTCTCGACAAGAACTGGCACCCAGAGTGTTTCTGCTGCGTTAAGTGCAGCCGCGCCTTCGGAGAGGAAG GTTTCCATGACCGTGACGGCCAGCAGTACTGCCAGCAGTGCTTCTTGACGCTGTTTGCTTCACGCTGTCAAGGCTGCAGCCAGCCCATTCTGGAAAACTACATCTCAGCTCTGAACTCTCTGTGGCACCCACAATGCTTTGTATGCAGG GAGTGCTACAGCCCCTTTGTCAACGGCAGCTTCTTTGAACACGAGGGGAAGCCGCTCTGCGAGGCCCACTACCACCAGTCACGAGGCAGCGTGTGTCAGGCCTGTCAGCAGCCAATCCTGGGCCGCTGCGTCACCGCCATGGGGGCCAAATTCCACCCACATCACCTTGTGTGCCACTTCTGCCTGAAGCCTCTGAGCAAAGGCTGCTTCAAGGAGCAGGAGAACAAACCTTACTGCCACCCCTGCTTCATCAAACTATTTGGATGA
- the LOC114452636 gene encoding transforming growth factor beta-1-induced transcript 1 protein-like isoform X1, translating to MEDLGVPEPPNYPLSPRIVVFDALLADLENTSSPLPRCPVLLTSDPPQNVDPASQDSTQARPPPPAYTPQQTVSAAMKSSQNSNPDKLYSTVCKPRSPRTADPPPAFSSSSLLGGGLSELDHLLQELNATQFNITDEILAQFPSSKKDEREKIKDKAATSSAKPSATSATLELDKLMASLSDFRVQSTPPAPVAPVVTPPPQPTTAAQPSSGGSLDSMLGLLQSDLSRQGVQTSSKGNCSACQKPVVGQVVTALGKVWHPEHFVCTECETELGSRNFFEKDGRPYCESDYFTLFSPHCAHCNKPILNKMVTALDKNWHPECFCCVKCSRAFGEEGFHDRDGQQYCQQCFLTLFASRCQGCSQPILENYISALNSLWHPQCFVCRECYSPFVNGSFFEHEGKPLCEAHYHQSRGSVCQACQQPILGRCVTAMGAKFHPHHLVCHFCLKPLSKGCFKEQENKPYCHPCFIKLFG from the exons ATGGAGGATTTGG GAGTGCCTGAGCCACCTAACTACCCTCTCAGCCCCCGTATTGTTGTGTTTG ATGCCCTCCTTGCTGATCTGGAGAACACCAGCTCTCCTCTACCTCGGTGTCCCGTCCTGCTCACCTCCGACCCCCCTCAAAATGTTGATCCTGCTAGCCAGGATTCAACCCAGGCCAGGCCTCCACCACCCGCCTACACTCCACAACAG ACAGTTTCTGCTGCGATGAAGTCGTCACAAAACTCCAACCCAGACAAATTATACAG CACAGTGTGTAAACCACGCTCTCCCCGCACAGcagatcctcctccagctttctcctcctcctcactgctgggtggaggtctGAGTGAACTGGACCATCTGCTACAGGAGCTCAATGCCACCCAGTTTAACAtcacag ATGAGATTCTGGCTCAGTTTCCGTCCTCTAAGAAAGACGAAAGGGAAAAAATCAAGGATAAGGCCGCAACAAG CTCTGCGAAGCCTTCAGCAACATCAGCCACACTGGAACTGGACAAACTGATGGCTTCTCTATCTGACTTCAGAGTCCAAAGCACA CCGCCTGCACCTGTAGCTCCTGTGGTTACACCACCTCCACAGCCtaccacagcagcacagcccTCATCTGGAGGCTCATTGGACAGCATGCTGGGGCTCCTTCAATCGGACCTGAGCCGACAAGGAGTCCAAACATCGTCCAAGGGAAACTGTTCAGCCTGTCAGAAGCCAGTAGTAGGACAG GTGGTGACAGCTCTGGGAAAGGTGTGGCACCCGGAGCACTTTGTGTGCACAGAGTGTGAGACGGAGTTGGGCAGCCGCAATTTCTTTGAGAAGGACGGGCGGCCGTACTGCGAGTCGGACTACTTCACCCTCTTCTCCCCTCACTGTGCACACTGCAACAAACCTATCCTAAAT AAAATGGTCACCGCTCTCGACAAGAACTGGCACCCAGAGTGTTTCTGCTGCGTTAAGTGCAGCCGCGCCTTCGGAGAGGAAG GTTTCCATGACCGTGACGGCCAGCAGTACTGCCAGCAGTGCTTCTTGACGCTGTTTGCTTCACGCTGTCAAGGCTGCAGCCAGCCCATTCTGGAAAACTACATCTCAGCTCTGAACTCTCTGTGGCACCCACAATGCTTTGTATGCAGG GAGTGCTACAGCCCCTTTGTCAACGGCAGCTTCTTTGAACACGAGGGGAAGCCGCTCTGCGAGGCCCACTACCACCAGTCACGAGGCAGCGTGTGTCAGGCCTGTCAGCAGCCAATCCTGGGCCGCTGCGTCACCGCCATGGGGGCCAAATTCCACCCACATCACCTTGTGTGCCACTTCTGCCTGAAGCCTCTGAGCAAAGGCTGCTTCAAGGAGCAGGAGAACAAACCTTACTGCCACCCCTGCTTCATCAAACTATTTGGATGA
- the LOC114452611 gene encoding elongin-B-like, with the protein MDVFLMIRRHKTTIFTDAKESTTVYELKRIVEGILKKPPEDQRLYKDDQLLEDSKTLGDCGFTNQTARPQAPATVGLAFRINDEMFEQLHIEAFSSPPELPDVMKPQDSGSTANEQAVQ; encoded by the exons ATG GACGTGTTCTTAATGATTCGGCGTCACAAGACCACAATCTTCACGGATGCCAAGGAGTCCACCACTGTTTATGAGCTGAAGCGCATTGTTGAAGGAATACTTAAAAAACCACCTGAAGACCAGAGACTCTACAAA GACGACCAGTTGCTAGAGGACAGCAAAACTCTGGGTGACTGTGGATTCACCAACCAGACTGCCAGACCTCAGGCTCCAGCTACAGTTGGTCTGGCCTTCCGTATAAATG ATGAGATGTTTGAGCAGCTGCACATCGAGGCCTTCTCCAGCCCCCCAGAACTCCCTGATGTGATGAAGCCTCAGGACTCTGGTAGCACAGCTAATGAACAGGCAGTGCAGTGA
- the pkmyt1 gene encoding membrane-associated tyrosine- and threonine-specific cdc2-inhibitory kinase encodes MSTTVETTVSRMPLPLPTHFSHAERSFSLKKRHLPVSSSSTSNSSYSSPDRLSHSLPPRPPSKGCPTLSRVFHQHSSPWTPLSHSLSMSPPPSNVYDPSKQETYFSQCFTNLGLLGRGSFGEVYKVQSNNDGRQYAVKRSAQRFRGNSERNRSVREARNHECLCPHPHIVDFVAAWEECGRLYIQTELCSTSLLQHSENQPPGPDEPAAWGYLCDLLSALQHLHSQGFMHLDIKPANVLITDSGRLKLGDFGLLLKFRDASATEVKEKEDVQEGDPRYMAPELLRGDYGPAADVFSLGVSILELACNVEVPNGGQGWQQLRQGRLPSELTNGLSTELQTVLQMMLVPEPSERPTVSELLDLPSVRKHRWKRHIHLKAIETMLKLASLCQFVAYFGYRIFSYFHLSLLPRWTKPVPSTPPKDSWDRDLTLPLNVLHTDSGSPEDDDVFMQPTGPDLSPTFSHGIKSRLCVESTSTPLPGSALTPTQSNLGDWSSSNLPQTPSSIHSYGSSLTVTPSASPLCAKLSFSSTNSSQRHGRSWVTIEEALPRASFEPKNLLSLFEDTTTEEQP; translated from the exons ATGTCCACCACAGTGGAGACTACAGTATCCAGGATGCCTCTCCCACTTCCCACCCACTTCTCCCATGCAGAGCGCTCCTTCTCCCTCAAAAAGCGCCACCTCCCAGTTTCCTCATCATCAACATCCAACTCATCCTACTCTTCCCCAGATCGACTCTCACATTCTCTGCCCCCACGGCCACCCTCAAAGGGATGCCCCACTCTAAGCAGGGTGTTCCACCAGCATTCATCCCCATGGACACCCCTATCTCATTCCCTTAGTATGTCTCCCCCACCAAGTAATGTTTATGATCCCAGCAAGCAAGAGACCTATTTTAGTCAGTGTTTTACTAATTTGGGCCTCCTGGGAAGAGGGTCATTTGGAGAGGTCTACAAG GTGCAAAGCAACAACGACGGTCGCCAGTATGCAGTCAAGCGCTCTGCTCAACGCTTTAGGGGTAACAGTGAGAGAAACCGGAGTGTGAGAGAAGCCAGGAACCATGAGTGCCTGTGTCCTCACCCTCACATTGTGGATTTTGTGGCAGCCTGGGAGGAGTGTGGCAGGCTGTATATTCAGACAGAGTTGTGTAGCACCAGTTTGCTCCAGCACTCTGAGAACCAGCCTCCTGGGCCAG ATGAGCCTGCAGCATGGGGGTACTTGTGCGACCTGCTTTCGGCCCTGCAACACTTGCACTCTCAGGGTTTTATGCATCTGGACATCAAGCCTGCGAATGTCCTCATCACAGACTCTGGCCGTCTGAAGCTGGGGGACTTTGGTCTGCTCCTTAAATTCAGAGATGCGAGTGCAACTGAggtgaaagaaaaagaggatgTCCAGGAGGGAGATCCTAGATATATGGCTCCTGAGCTACTCCGTGGAGATTATGGacctgctgcagatgttttcag TCTGGGTGTTTCTATTCTGGAGCTTGCCTGTAATGTTGAGGTTCCAAATGGTGGCCAGGGatggcagcagctcagacaggGCAGACTTCCCTCAGAGTTAACCAACG GCCTGTCTACCGAGCTGCAGACAGTGCTACAGATGATGCTGGTACCAGAACCCTCTGAAAGGCCAACAGTCTCTGAACTTCTCGACCTCCCCTCTGTCAGGAAACATAGGTGGAAAAGACACATTCATCTTAAGGCCATTGAGACCATGCTTAAACTGGCCTCTCTGTGCCAG tttGTGGCGTACTTTGGGTATAGAATATTCTCCTACTTTCACTTGTCCCTCTTACCCCGTTGGACCAAGCCGGTTCCCTCTACACCTCCTAAGGACAGCTGGGACAGAGATCTAACCCTGCCCCTCAATGTCCTGCACACGGACTCAGGGAGCCcagaggatgatgatgtgttTATGCAACCTACAGGCCCAGATCTTTCCCCCACTTTCTCACACGG AATCAAATCCAGACTCTGTGTGGAAAGCACGTCCACTCCTCTCCCAGGTTCTGCCCTCACACCTACTCAATCAAATCTGGGTGACTGGTCCTCCTCTAATTTGCCTCAGACCCCCTCTAGCATCCATTCATATGGTTCCAGCCTCACAGTAACACCCAGCGCGAGCCCTCTATGTGCAAAGCTTTCTTTTTCATCCACAAATTCTTCACAGCGACATGGTCGCAGCTGGGTTACAATAGAGGAGGCGTTACCTCGAGCCAGCTTTGAACCAAAGAACCTGCTCAGTCTGTTCGAAGACACAACCACGGAGGAGCAGCCATGA